In the Dioscorea cayenensis subsp. rotundata cultivar TDr96_F1 chromosome 12, TDr96_F1_v2_PseudoChromosome.rev07_lg8_w22 25.fasta, whole genome shotgun sequence genome, one interval contains:
- the LOC120273760 gene encoding soluble inorganic pyrophosphatase 4, which produces MTPPIEASIKSAESHPSQPPLNERILSSMSRRSVAAHPWHDLEIGPGAPEIFNCVVEIGRGSKVKYELDKKTGLIKVDRVLYSSVVYPHNYGFIPRTLCEDSDPMDVLVIMQEPVLPGCFLRAKAIGLMPMIDQGEKDDKIIAVCADDPEYKHYNDIKELPPHRLAEIRRFFEDYKKNENKDVAVNDFLPASDAFNAIKHSMDLYASYIVESLRR; this is translated from the exons ATGACTCCACCTATCGAGGCATCAATTAAGTCTGCTGAGTCTCATCCTTCACAGCCACCTCTCAATGAAAGAATACTATCATCCATGTCCAGGAGGTCTGTTGCAGCACACCCCTGGCATGACCTGGAGAtag GACCTGGTGCACCTGAAATTTTCAACTGT GTGGTGGAAATAGGGAGGGGGAGTAAAGTGAAATATGAGCTTGACAAAAAAACTGGTTTAATCAAG GTGGACAGGGTGCTCTATTCATCTGTAGTGTACCCTCACAACTATGGCTTCATTCCCCGCACTCTTTGTGAAGATAGTGACCCAATGGATGTGTTGGTTATCATGCAA GAACCAGTTCTTCCTGGATGTTTTCTTCGAGCCAAAGCAATTGGTCTCATGCCTATGATTGATCAG GGTGAGAAGGATGATAAAATAATTGCTGTGTGTGCTGATGATCCTGAATACAAGCATTACAATGATATCAAAGAGCTCCCACCCCATCGACTTGCTGAAATCAGGCGTTTTTTCGAAGATT acaagaaaaatgaaaacaaggatGTTGCTGTTAATGACTTCCTGCCAGCTTCTGATGCTTTCAATGcaataaaacattcaat GGATCTTTATGCGAGCTACATAGTGGAGAGTTTGAGGAGATAG
- the LOC120272980 gene encoding uncharacterized protein LOC120272980, translating into MCAPGRRQGHQMCFICHFLNEQAASKLRESKTPTGLEAFSKLTLEDQSAPKVEEINKTPTCMETFSSINVAEMEERKTPALSFVNNELLSHQFSSLSLDKSNSESKSKSDANGQLQSQMKILHEISDHSRMKFLMESRVHDGVRFALNLPGFFNRLETKTLKPFMPVSLLIRELSKTEKRIYNYKVKHQMEMRAHGGGLRFGPALTHGFKRVKKTIPVASRLESFAWNWVPNGENSRISWQDIKRRR; encoded by the coding sequence ATGTGCGCCCCTGGTCGTCGCCAAGGTCACCAAATGTGCTTCATTTGCCACTTCTTAAATGAACAAGCTGCCTCAAAACTGAGGGAAAGTAAAACACCAACAGGTTTAGAAGCATTCAGCAAGCTAACTCTTGAAGATCAAAGTGCTCCAAAAGTGGAGGAAATTAATAAAACACCAACATGCATGGAAACATTCAGCAGCATTAATGTTGCAGAAATGGAGGAAAGAAAAACACCGGCATTAAGTTTCGTGAACAATGAATTATTATCTCATCAATTCTCTTCTCTTTCACTTGATAAGTCAAACTCAGAGTCAAAGTCAAAGTCAGATGCAAATGGTCAACTACAAAGTCAAATGAAAATTCTTCATGAGATTAGTGATCACAGCAGGATGAAGTTTCTCATGGAGAGTAGAGTTCATGATGGTGTGAGGTTTGCTCTTAATTTACCTGGTTTTTTCAACAGACTTGAGACCAAAACTCTGAAACCATTTATGCCAGTGAGTTTGCTTATAAGAGAGTTATCTAAAACTGAGAAgagaatttataattataaagtaAAACATCAAATGGAGATGAGAGCTCATGGGGGTGGTTTGAGGTTTGGACCAGCTTTAACTCATGGTTTCAAAAGAGTTAAGAAGACAATTCCAGTTGCATCTAGACTAGAATCATTTGCATGGAATTGGGTGCCCAATGGTGAAAACAGCAGGATAAGTTGGCAAGAtattaaaagaagaagataa